The sequence GACCTCCACGCGCCTGGGCGCCGCAAGTTCGCTCATTATGAACGCCCTCAAGCATGTCTCGGGCGTCGACCTTGAGCTCGAGGTCATTAGCGATGAGGCGATCGAGCCCATCAGCAAGCTCAAGACGCATTTCCTGGGCAGCAAAAACCCTCGCCTCCACACCGACGAGACGCTTATGGCGCTGTCGATCACCTCGGCCACGAGTGAGACGGCCGCTCGCGTCCTTTCGGGCCTGGAGCAGCTGCGCGGTTGCGATGCCTTCTTTAGCGTGATTATCTCGCCGACGGACGAGACGGTACTGCGCAAACTGGGTATCAACGTGTGCTGCGAGCCCAAGTTTGAGCGCCGCGGTTTCTTCCACCGCTAAGTTTGAAGCACCGCGGTAATTGCATTGCATTTTGGCCGTATCGGGTTGGCGCCCGGTACGGCTTTTTGATCAATAAAGCGCCTATTTCGGCGAAAAATAGCCGTTTACCTGCCTAGAAACAATTTGAGCGGTATACAATAACCGTAACTGTTTCATCCTTAGCGGGATGCCGCATGATGGATATTACCTGCCATCGTGAGGTGTGTCGGTCGCGCACGGCGCGTTAGATGCTCGTGCTCGGTTTGAGGAGGCTGCTATGGCGGGCAAGGGTCGTGCGAGTGTCAACGATATGAAGCGTGTCGAGGTGCTGGTGTTGATGGAAATCGACCAGCAAACCGAAGACAATGGCGGGCCGTATGGTTTCTCGCGCAAAACGCTTGCCGAGCGCGTGGGGGTTTCGCCGTATCGTGCCCGCGCCGCAATCGATCGCTTGGATTCCGAAGGCATGATTGATGTCGTCTCGCGTTATAGCGACGACGGCGGTCAGCTTGCAAATGGCATTTGCCTCACCGAACGTGGCGAGTGGTATCTTGAGGGCGTCCGTACCGGCATGCTCGTTCAAGAAATGCTTGAGGACGAGGTTGCTGATCGATAGCAGCATGTAACCCTTGCCATAGCGACGCCGCCTGGGAAACCGGGCGGCGTTTTGTTTCAAGATTGAGAAATGCAATCGCACGCGAGAAAAATTGCGAACGGTCCGCGGCGCGAGTATTACAATGAAGACCCGTAAGATGTGGATAAACAACTTCTACGGGAAGCGCAGGTAACTCAATATGACCAAGCATGTGTTCGTAACCGGTGGCGTGGTTTCGTCCCTGGGCAAGGGTATCACCGCGGCCTCGCTGGGCCGTCTGCTCAAGTCGCGTGGCTACAAAGTAACGATGCAGAAGGCCGACCCGTATCTGAACGTCGACCCCGGTACCATGAGCCCGTTCCAGCATGGTGAGGTCTTCGTTACCGAGGATGGTTACGAGTCCGACCTGGACCTGGGTCATTACGAGCGCTTTATTGATGAGAACCTGACCCGCGATTCCAACTTTACGACCGGTGCCATCTACAAAAGCCTAATCGCCCGCGAGCGTCGCGGCGACTTTTTGGGCGGTACCGTGCAGGTGATTCCCCACGTCACCAATGCCATTAAGGACAAGTTCCGCCGCATCGAGGAGCAGACCGGCTCCGATGTAGTCATCACCGAGCTGGGCGGCACGATTGGCGACATCGAGTCCCAGCCGTTTGTCGAGGCCATCCGTCAGTACCGCAAGGAGGCCGGCCCCGAGAACGTCTGCTACATCCACGTGTCGCTCGTTCCCTATATCGCCGCCGCCCACGAGGTCAAGACCAAGCCCACACAGCATTCCGTCAAGGAGCTCCGCAGCTTTGGCATCCAGCCCGATATTATCGTGCTGCGCTCCGACCACCATATCGATGACGCTATCCGCGGAAAGATCGCAAGCTTCTGCGACGTCGACACCGATTGCGTCTTTACCAACGAGGACTGCGCGAGCATTTACGATGTTCCGCAGCTGCTTGCCGAGCAGGACTTTGACCTGCGCATTTGCGAGCGCCTGGGTCTGGACCCGCGTGAGCGCGACATGAGCGAGTGGAACGAGTTCCTGCGCAAACAGAATCACGCCAACCATCACGCCGACAAGGTGAAGATCGCCGTCGTGGGCAAGTACACGCAGCTGCCCGATGCGTACCTGTCGGTTATCGAGGCCCTGCACCATGCGGGCGTCTTCTACGATCGCCATGTGGACGTCCAGCTGGTCGACGGCGAGAGCCTCGACGAGCAGAATGTCTCCGAGGTTCTGGGCGACGCCTCGGGCATCCTGGTCCCCGGCGGCTTTGGCAAGCGCGCCCTGGAGGGCAAGATCCTCGCGGCCGAGTTTGCCCGTGAGCACAAGATTCCGTATCTGGGCATTTGCCTGGGTATGCAGGTGGCCGTGTGCGAATTTGCGCGCAATGTCGTCGGCCTTGCCGGCGCCAGCTCCTCTGAGTTCGATCCGGATGGCCCGTTTAGCGTCATCGATCTGATGAGCTCGCAGGAGGACGTGACCGAGAAGGGCGGCACCATGCGCCTGGGCGCCTATCCGTGCAAGCTCGCCGCCGATACCCTTGCTCGCGAGGCATATGGCGAGGAACTCGTCTACGAGCGTCACCGTCACCGCTTTGAGTTCAACAACGCCTTCCGCGACCAGCTCGAGGACGCCGGTTTGGTTATCTCGGGTCTGTCGCCTGACGAGCGCCTGGTCGAGATGGTCGAGCTGCCGCGCGACGTGCATCCGTGGTATGTGGCAACCCAGGCTCATCCCGAGTTCAAGAGCCGCCCGACCAACCCGCAGCCGCTGTTCCGCGAGTTCGTGCGCGCTTCGATCGGCCAGCACGAGGGTGTCGACCGTCTGCAGGTGACGCCCATGAACCTCGCTACGGACTAAGGGTGCCGGCGAATAAGGAACATACCGAAGCTACTCCCTCGTCGCTCGCCGTGGCGGCGGGGGAGTATCTCGATTACCTTGCGGTCGAGCGGGGTTTGGCGCGCAACACGATTGCGGCCTATCGTCGTGACCTGACGACGTACTGCGCCTATCTGGAGCGGGCGGGTATTGTGTCTTTTGAAGAGGTGACCCGTCAGGTCGTGGAGGGCTTTGTCGCCGACCGTCGCGATGGGGGCTATTCGGATGCCTCGGTGGAGCGTGCGCTTGCGGCCGTGAAGGGCCTGCATGCCTTTTTGGTGCGCGATGGGGCTGTGGCCCAAAATCCAACGGCGGCGTTGCGCCTGCCTAAAAAGGCTGAGCGTTTGCCGGAGTATCTATCGGTGGAGGATGTCTCGGCGCTGCTCGATCAAGACTTCCCCGAGGGCGAGATGGGCTTGCGCGACCATGCCATCTTGGAAGTGCTTTACGGATGCGGTTTGCGTGTGAGCGAGTTGGTGGGACTCGATGTGGGCGATATCCATATCGACGATGGCTTTGTGCTCGTTCGCGGTAAGGGCTCGAAGGAACGCCTGTCCCCGCTGGTGGGAAGCGCGGCGCGAGCTCTGACGCTTTATGTAACTGAGGGGCGTTCTCGCTTGGCGGCCCATGCCCGCGGAACCGAGACCTCGGCGGTCTTTTTAAATAAGAACGGCCGCCGTCTGTCGCGCCAGGGCATCCATGCCATCTGTGAGCGCTACGGGCGCCAGGTGGGACTGGTGGGGCTCCATCCCCATACGCTGCGTCACTCCTTTGCCACCCATATGCTTGCGGGCGGCGCAGACCTCCGTGTGCTACAGGAGATCTTGGGACATGCCGATATATCGACCACGCAGGTCTACACGCATGTCGATCGTACGCAACTGACCGAGGTCTATTTGGCGGCGCACCCGCTGGCACATCGTTAACACATCGCTGACCTGCATATTTATAGGTATTTGGGGACGGGCTCCAGATTGCCGCGGCGTGCTTTTGCGCGCGCATGGGCAATCTGGGGCCCGTCCCATTTTTCGCCACTTGGCGTCGCGGTGGTGGGCCGCACGGGCCTTGGGTGGGGGAGTTTGGGGGCGATGTGAACGGCATGTAAAGGGACGTAAAAATCGCCTCAAGGTCAACTTGAAGGTTGAGGTTCGCGGGTGTGGTTCTACAGGTGGCATCCCGCCGTTGCTGCAAACACAACATATTGTGTTTTCGAACATATGCTTGGGGGTGTTTTGCAATATATGGTGAGTGGAGTGGTGGGGCGGGGTGGGGGAAGGGGTGGGGAAAGGTGTTGAAAAATGGGGCGGTTCCCCATATTATTGATGACGTCGACAGGCGGGGTGGTTCCCCGCGTACGTGCCATCTGAGTAACCGAGGGGAGGGCGCACATGGGAATGACGGGTGCATACGAGCGCAATCTCGATGCAAAAGGTCGTCTATCCCTGCCTGCACCCCTTCGCGAGGAGCTTGGAGAGCACGTTCGCGTGTTCAAAGCCCTGGATGTCGATGCTCTGTACGTGTTCTCTGCCGAGGCCTTCGATAAGTGGGTCGAAGGACTCTTCGCGGGTCGTGAGGGCCACGAGGGTTTTAACCCGCGTGACATCAACGACCAGAAGCTCATGAGGGCGATCAACAAGCGCACCACGTCGATGGACGTGGACAGCGCCGGTCGTATCGGTCTTTCCGAGTCTCTCCGCAAGCAGGCGAACCTCGACCGCGAGGTCACGGTTGTGGGCAACTACGACCACCTTGAGGTTTGGGATCGCGCCGCGGCCGATGAGGACGATGACGATGAGGCCCTGCTGGACCTCTTCTTCTCGTAAGGGCAAGGCACGGGTAACGGATGGAGCGTGGGATCTTGACACAAGAATATCGGCATGAACCTGTCATGCTCGGCGAAGTGCTTGAGTCGCTGCGGCTAAAGAGCGGCTCCGTTGTCTGCGATTGCACCCTTGGCGGTGCCGGCCATTCGGTAAAGATGGCCGCGCAGGTGGGGGAGACGGGCCTTTTGCTCGGCGTCGATCAGGACGACATGGCCCTCGAGGCCGCTGGCGCCCGTCTGGACCGCGAGGTTCCCGGCGTTCCGCACCGGCTGCTGAAGGGCAACTTCGGCGACTTGGACGAGCTGCTTTGCTCGGCCGAGGTGCCCGGGGTCGATGGCTTCCTGTTCGATTTGGGCGTTTCGTCGCCGCAACTCGATATCCCTGGCAGGGGCTTTTCGTATAACGAGGACGCCCCATTGGACATGCGGATGGATCCGGGTAATAACACCTTAAACGCAGCTGAGGTCATCAACACCTATAACGAACACGACCTCGCCCGGATTCTACGCGTCTACGGCGAAGAGAAGTTCGCCTCGCAGATCGCGCGCGAGATCGTGCGCCGCCGCGAGCAAGAACCGATCGAAACCACCGGCCAATTTGTCGAGATCATCAAGGCGGGTATCCCGGCTGCCGCTCGTCGGCATGGTGGACACCCGGCCAAGAAAAGTTTCCAGGCCATTCGCATCGAGGTCAATCACGAGCTCGATGTGCTCGAACGAGGGCTTGATGCCGCCACCAGGTGGCTCAACCCGGGCGGACGTATCTGCGTCATCTCGTATCACTCGCTCGAGGACCGTA is a genomic window of Collinsella aerofaciens containing:
- a CDS encoding CTP synthase codes for the protein MTKHVFVTGGVVSSLGKGITAASLGRLLKSRGYKVTMQKADPYLNVDPGTMSPFQHGEVFVTEDGYESDLDLGHYERFIDENLTRDSNFTTGAIYKSLIARERRGDFLGGTVQVIPHVTNAIKDKFRRIEEQTGSDVVITELGGTIGDIESQPFVEAIRQYRKEAGPENVCYIHVSLVPYIAAAHEVKTKPTQHSVKELRSFGIQPDIIVLRSDHHIDDAIRGKIASFCDVDTDCVFTNEDCASIYDVPQLLAEQDFDLRICERLGLDPRERDMSEWNEFLRKQNHANHHADKVKIAVVGKYTQLPDAYLSVIEALHHAGVFYDRHVDVQLVDGESLDEQNVSEVLGDASGILVPGGFGKRALEGKILAAEFAREHKIPYLGICLGMQVAVCEFARNVVGLAGASSSEFDPDGPFSVIDLMSSQEDVTEKGGTMRLGAYPCKLAADTLAREAYGEELVYERHRHRFEFNNAFRDQLEDAGLVISGLSPDERLVEMVELPRDVHPWYVATQAHPEFKSRPTNPQPLFREFVRASIGQHEGVDRLQVTPMNLATD
- the xerD gene encoding site-specific tyrosine recombinase XerD; protein product: MPANKEHTEATPSSLAVAAGEYLDYLAVERGLARNTIAAYRRDLTTYCAYLERAGIVSFEEVTRQVVEGFVADRRDGGYSDASVERALAAVKGLHAFLVRDGAVAQNPTAALRLPKKAERLPEYLSVEDVSALLDQDFPEGEMGLRDHAILEVLYGCGLRVSELVGLDVGDIHIDDGFVLVRGKGSKERLSPLVGSAARALTLYVTEGRSRLAAHARGTETSAVFLNKNGRRLSRQGIHAICERYGRQVGLVGLHPHTLRHSFATHMLAGGADLRVLQEILGHADISTTQVYTHVDRTQLTEVYLAAHPLAHR
- a CDS encoding division/cell wall cluster transcriptional repressor MraZ, which translates into the protein MGMTGAYERNLDAKGRLSLPAPLREELGEHVRVFKALDVDALYVFSAEAFDKWVEGLFAGREGHEGFNPRDINDQKLMRAINKRTTSMDVDSAGRIGLSESLRKQANLDREVTVVGNYDHLEVWDRAAADEDDDDEALLDLFFS
- the rsmH gene encoding 16S rRNA (cytosine(1402)-N(4))-methyltransferase RsmH, producing the protein MERGILTQEYRHEPVMLGEVLESLRLKSGSVVCDCTLGGAGHSVKMAAQVGETGLLLGVDQDDMALEAAGARLDREVPGVPHRLLKGNFGDLDELLCSAEVPGVDGFLFDLGVSSPQLDIPGRGFSYNEDAPLDMRMDPGNNTLNAAEVINTYNEHDLARILRVYGEEKFASQIAREIVRRREQEPIETTGQFVEIIKAGIPAAARRHGGHPAKKSFQAIRIEVNHELDVLERGLDAATRWLNPGGRICVISYHSLEDRIVKNHFKELSQGCTCPPEIPVCVCGNVPILKVITRKPLVAQPDEVERNPRARSAKIRVAQRL